One genomic segment of Sebaldella sp. S0638 includes these proteins:
- a CDS encoding PTS sugar transporter subunit IIA: MILENKQIFLDENLSTKDTVMSFIAEKSKLLGITDDENGLYQKLWEREKEYPTAVLDLIAIPHVKSDLIKTSKLLFIRLTDAVDWDSPDGFKVKSVFVILVPEKDAGQKHLEILSKVAVSLLEEDFQSMIMNMKTGDELIKYIKENLDGDLL, from the coding sequence ATTTTAGAGAATAAACAGATTTTTTTAGATGAAAATTTAAGCACTAAAGATACCGTTATGTCATTTATAGCAGAAAAGTCAAAACTGCTTGGTATAACAGATGATGAAAACGGATTATATCAAAAATTATGGGAAAGAGAAAAAGAATATCCTACAGCTGTGCTGGATCTTATAGCAATACCGCATGTAAAGAGTGATTTGATAAAAACTTCAAAGCTCTTGTTTATAAGACTTACAGATGCTGTAGACTGGGACTCTCCTGATGGTTTTAAAGTAAAATCTGTTTTTGTAATACTGGTACCTGAAAAAGATGCCGGGCAAAAACATCTGGAAATATTGTCTAAAGTAGCTGTCAGTCTTCTTGAGGAAGATTTCCAGAGTATGATTATGAATATGAAAACCGGTGATGAATTAATAAAATATATAAAAGAAAATTTGGATGGTGATTTGTTATGA
- a CDS encoding PTS fructose transporter subunit IIB: MKIVGVTSCIAGLAHTPMAAKALEKAGTKLGHNVRIEQQGAMGKIDEITKSEIESADLVLIAADKVIEDEDRFAGKQIVRVKISQCVSNAEGVLKKIVETMEKRK, translated from the coding sequence ATGAAAATAGTCGGAGTAACTTCGTGTATTGCAGGACTTGCCCATACCCCGATGGCTGCAAAAGCTCTGGAAAAAGCGGGGACAAAACTGGGACACAATGTACGGATAGAACAGCAGGGAGCAATGGGAAAAATAGACGAGATCACAAAAAGTGAGATAGAGTCGGCAGATCTTGTACTTATTGCAGCGGATAAAGTAATAGAAGATGAGGACAGATTCGCGGGAAAGCAGATTGTTCGTGTAAAAATCAGCCAGTGTGTATCAAATGCTGAAGGTGTACTGAAAAAAATCGTTGAAACTATGGAAAAAAGAAAATAA
- a CDS encoding PTS fructose transporter subunit IIC, with protein MKKKLYEARDHLMGGISYALPVIIGGSLVVAVAKIIGFAGGVSNLDDYAKTGGFFHYVWMFQNVGWSAIGLLNLVLSGYIAYSIAGKPALAAGFVGGVLATSTNAGFLGAVVTGFFAGWITNKIKNTIKIKGAAASSVPLIILPLLTIGLTGILMALILGGPLGWINTTLLNWVTRMSENNTNVIILAVVLGAMIGFDLGGPVNKAAWMAGNALFMSGVYLPSILVNVAIWIPPLGYGLATVIKKRNFSETFKEAGNGALIMGVIGITEGAIPFTLQSPGKLIPLNVIACAAGTAITAILGIYVKMPPIGGMYGFFSVGNGWAYLAGGIIGALIIGFGANFLVDFTEKEKTAAVETDSEEIELSFD; from the coding sequence ATGAAAAAGAAACTTTATGAGGCAAGAGACCACCTCATGGGTGGAATTTCCTATGCACTTCCTGTGATAATAGGCGGTTCACTTGTTGTAGCAGTGGCAAAGATAATAGGCTTTGCAGGAGGGGTCAGCAATCTGGACGATTATGCTAAGACAGGCGGTTTTTTCCATTATGTATGGATGTTCCAAAATGTAGGGTGGAGTGCAATCGGACTTCTTAACTTAGTTCTTTCAGGATATATTGCTTATTCAATAGCCGGAAAGCCGGCGCTTGCCGCAGGTTTTGTAGGCGGGGTACTGGCTACCAGCACAAATGCCGGATTTCTCGGTGCAGTAGTAACAGGTTTTTTCGCAGGATGGATTACTAATAAAATAAAAAACACCATTAAAATTAAAGGTGCTGCTGCCAGTTCAGTGCCGCTCATTATTCTTCCCCTGCTCACGATTGGATTAACCGGTATTTTAATGGCTCTGATATTAGGCGGCCCTTTGGGGTGGATTAATACTACCCTTCTAAACTGGGTTACAAGAATGTCGGAAAATAATACAAATGTGATTATTCTTGCTGTTGTACTTGGTGCAATGATAGGTTTTGACCTTGGCGGCCCTGTGAACAAAGCAGCATGGATGGCAGGAAATGCATTGTTTATGAGCGGAGTCTATCTGCCTTCTATTTTAGTCAATGTAGCAATATGGATTCCGCCTTTAGGCTACGGACTTGCAACAGTTATTAAAAAGAGAAATTTCTCCGAAACATTCAAAGAAGCAGGAAACGGCGCCCTTATCATGGGAGTCATCGGCATTACCGAAGGTGCTATTCCGTTTACACTGCAAAGTCCGGGTAAGCTTATTCCCCTGAATGTAATAGCATGTGCAGCAGGAACTGCAATTACAGCAATACTGGGAATATATGTAAAAATGCCTCCAATAGGAGGAATGTACGGATTTTTCAGTGTGGGTAACGGATGGGCATATCTTGCAGGCGGAATAATAGGAGCTTTAATAATAGGCTTTGGTGCTAATTTTCTCGTAGACTTTACTGAAAAAGAAAAAACAGCTGCTGTTGAAACTGATTCTGAGGAAATAGAACTCAGCTTTGATTAA
- the mngB gene encoding mannosylglycerate hydrolase, with protein MQKTKVHIIPHSHWDKEWYFTSSRSKVYLVKHIKEVLDVLENKKDFGFFLMDAQSSLVEDYLKYCPEDEKRLKKLISEKRFLTGPWNTQTDQLVISQESVVRNLYYGIDSAEKMGYSMPVGYAPDIFGQGGNMPQIYKHFDIHKFLFWRGVADNRLKQTEFIWEGDDGTQMLAVQIPFGYYYGANIPENDGEIIHYLEEKIGALENKASTRHVYFPNGLDQAPVRKNLPELTAKFNKLDSKREYIIDSPENFLAEIEKDSKNLPVIHGELTEGKNSRIHKSIFSSRADLKQANNKIENFLVNILEPVLSISYSLGNRYPHEELSEIWKLMFANAAHDSIGACNSDSTNRDIASRYKLAQDMSENLLDLNMRLISQKTNHNSDFSFNIFNPLPYERKGVAEFTAYIPEDDFSICDLNGKELKYVIKEKTELTDYVLNQHIYLNPSKKAFIPEKVYKARILAELDSVPAMGYTQFFMDLTKKEKQKAEKEYHSNEIENKFYHITFEANNTLTIKDKKAGRIYHNQMVFEENGDDGDSYNYSPPRKDMIIRSDDLEYTKSENVKVYKSDVENVLKFQLNMMVPKDLENRSRGINSENFRLDIEISLRKDEDLVRFHVKADNQVLSHRLCVCFDTGIASKFSTADQLFGIVQRPVYLPEMEVWEKEKWQETPVSIEPMQSFTSLHDETHGTALITEGVREYEITGEKYDTIRLTLFRTFGYMGKTDLLYRPGRASGESIIETPDAQLLGELEFSFSAAFFEGSFDNASIARKAKEYLTPMPVYQFSEFLNGRLIYVYCDEERTLPQTYSLFSYEDTEAVMSAFKKAENDSGYIIRYFNPFVSKSIKIRNDISDKAVMLNEKQKTEAKSVLNCCEFQTYLLKL; from the coding sequence ATGCAGAAAACAAAAGTACATATAATCCCGCATTCACACTGGGATAAAGAATGGTATTTCACATCTTCCAGATCAAAAGTGTATCTGGTAAAACACATTAAGGAAGTTTTGGATGTTTTGGAAAATAAAAAAGATTTCGGCTTTTTTCTTATGGATGCACAAAGTTCCCTTGTGGAGGACTATTTAAAATACTGCCCTGAGGATGAAAAAAGACTGAAAAAGCTGATTTCTGAAAAAAGATTTTTAACAGGCCCTTGGAATACACAGACAGACCAGCTGGTAATATCTCAGGAATCCGTAGTTAGAAACTTATATTACGGAATTGACAGTGCCGAGAAAATGGGGTATTCAATGCCTGTAGGATATGCTCCGGATATCTTTGGGCAGGGCGGGAATATGCCGCAGATATACAAACATTTTGATATTCATAAATTCCTTTTTTGGAGGGGAGTGGCTGATAACCGTTTAAAGCAGACTGAATTTATATGGGAAGGTGACGACGGTACGCAAATGCTTGCAGTACAGATTCCTTTCGGCTATTATTACGGTGCGAATATTCCTGAAAATGACGGGGAAATTATACACTATCTTGAAGAAAAAATTGGCGCACTTGAAAATAAAGCCTCTACAAGACATGTTTACTTTCCGAACGGCCTTGATCAGGCACCTGTAAGGAAAAATCTTCCTGAATTAACTGCAAAATTTAATAAACTGGATTCTAAAAGGGAATACATCATAGATTCTCCGGAAAATTTTTTAGCCGAGATAGAGAAAGATTCCAAAAATCTCCCGGTAATACACGGAGAATTAACAGAAGGAAAAAACAGCCGAATTCATAAGTCTATTTTTTCTTCACGTGCTGATTTGAAACAGGCAAATAATAAAATAGAAAATTTTTTAGTAAATATACTTGAGCCTGTACTTTCTATAAGTTATTCACTGGGGAACCGTTATCCGCACGAAGAGCTTTCCGAAATCTGGAAACTGATGTTTGCCAATGCTGCTCATGACAGTATCGGTGCTTGTAACAGTGATTCCACAAACAGAGATATCGCAAGCCGTTACAAACTTGCACAGGATATGTCGGAAAATCTTCTGGATCTGAATATGAGGCTGATAAGCCAGAAAACAAATCATAACAGTGATTTCAGCTTTAATATTTTCAATCCTCTGCCATATGAAAGAAAAGGCGTCGCTGAATTCACTGCCTATATTCCCGAAGATGATTTTTCAATCTGTGATCTTAACGGTAAAGAATTAAAATACGTGATAAAGGAAAAAACAGAACTTACTGATTATGTTCTAAATCAGCACATATATCTAAACCCAAGTAAAAAGGCATTCATTCCCGAGAAAGTGTATAAAGCCAGAATACTTGCAGAGCTGGACTCTGTTCCTGCAATGGGATATACTCAGTTTTTCATGGATTTGACAAAGAAGGAAAAACAAAAAGCAGAAAAAGAATATCACTCAAATGAAATAGAAAATAAATTTTATCATATTACTTTTGAAGCAAATAATACACTTACCATCAAAGACAAAAAAGCCGGCAGAATATATCACAATCAGATGGTATTTGAAGAAAACGGCGACGACGGCGATTCATATAATTATTCACCGCCCAGAAAAGATATGATAATAAGATCTGATGATTTGGAGTATACAAAATCAGAGAATGTAAAAGTATATAAATCAGATGTTGAAAATGTGCTGAAGTTTCAGCTGAATATGATGGTTCCGAAAGACCTTGAGAACAGAAGCAGAGGAATAAACAGCGAAAATTTCAGACTGGATATAGAAATTTCACTTAGAAAAGATGAAGATTTGGTAAGATTTCATGTGAAAGCAGACAATCAAGTGCTTAGTCACAGACTGTGTGTATGTTTTGATACAGGAATAGCAAGTAAATTTTCCACTGCTGATCAGCTGTTCGGCATTGTTCAAAGACCGGTATATCTTCCGGAAATGGAAGTGTGGGAAAAAGAAAAATGGCAGGAGACCCCTGTATCTATAGAACCTATGCAGAGTTTCACCAGTCTTCATGATGAAACCCACGGCACTGCTCTTATTACCGAAGGAGTACGTGAGTATGAGATAACAGGAGAAAAATACGATACAATACGTTTAACTTTATTCAGAACTTTTGGTTATATGGGAAAAACCGACCTCTTATACAGACCGGGACGGGCTTCGGGAGAATCGATAATAGAAACTCCTGATGCACAGCTTTTGGGAGAGCTTGAATTTTCCTTTTCGGCAGCTTTTTTTGAAGGCAGCTTTGATAATGCATCTATTGCTAGAAAAGCTAAGGAATATCTTACTCCTATGCCTGTTTACCAGTTTTCGGAATTTTTGAACGGAAGACTGATTTATGTGTATTGTGATGAAGAAAGAACACTTCCTCAGACATACAGCCTGTTTTCTTATGAAGATACCGAAGCTGTAATGAGTGCATTTAAAAAAGCGGAAAATGACAGCGGATATATTATAAGATACTTCAACCCGTTCGTATCAAAAAGTATCAAGATAAGAAATGACATTTCAGATAAAGCTGTTATGCTTAATGAGAAACAGAAAACGGAAGCTAAAAGTGTGCTAAACTGCTGTGAATTCCAGACTTATCTGTTAAAGCTGTAA